The following is a genomic window from Candidatus Nezhaarchaeota archaeon.
GTGGGCAACGTGCCAGCCTTCCACGCTTTCACCCAGCAGATGACGGCGCACGAGAAGCGTAGGGTAGCTAGGCAGTCCGTTATAGTGGCTGGAGCGGTGCTAGTGGCCTTTACGCTCCTGGGGAAGGCGCTCTTCAGCGCGATCAACGTGTCGATAGACGACTTCAAAGTGGCCGCCGGCATAGTGCTGTTCATACTCTCAGTCGAGCTCGTACTAGGCAAGCTGGAGCCAGGGATGAGGAAGGTGGAGGCCGAGGACTTCGCCATAGTCCCCCTAGCCACCCCTCTACTCGCAGGGCCGGGCAGCATCTCAACTGTCATGTACCTCAGCGAGGTCGTGGGCTTAGCGGAGACCTTGACCTCGATAGCCCTCAACGTCGTCGTCGCCTACGCTATCTTCGCCTCTTCGGAGGCTATCTTTAAGGCCCTAGGCCGCAATGGGGTCAGGGCGGTGACGCGCATCATAGGCCTAATAATAGCAGCCATAGCGGTGTCCATCATTAGGGAGGGGCTGCAGAGAATTCTACACTAGCAGTGTCGAGGCCCGTAAAAAAGGGGTGCATATTGAGCGCTACTACTCAAGCACCGTGAGGGCCTGTGTAGGGCACTGAGCTACGCAGGCCTGGCAGAGTACGCAAGCATCTGGGTTGACTACGACTACTATGTTCCCCTGCTTCTCATAGACCCCGGACGGGCACACCTCTACGCAAGTGCCGCAGTTATTGCACTTACTATCGTCCTTAATTACCTTTGGCACATTGCTCCCTCCGGCTCACCAGCTAAGTCAATTAGCTATATAAATACATCGCCTACCGGCCCCCGGACGCCTTCTCGACGTGCTCAGCGC
Proteins encoded in this region:
- a CDS encoding MarC family protein; translation: MNLAGLAQAFIMLFVIFDAVGNVPAFHAFTQQMTAHEKRRVARQSVIVAGAVLVAFTLLGKALFSAINVSIDDFKVAAGIVLFILSVELVLGKLEPGMRKVEAEDFAIVPLATPLLAGPGSISTVMYLSEVVGLAETLTSIALNVVVAYAIFASSEAIFKALGRNGVRAVTRIIGLIIAAIAVSIIREGLQRILH
- a CDS encoding 4Fe-4S binding protein, which gives rise to MPKVIKDDSKCNNCGTCVEVCPSGVYEKQGNIVVVVNPDACVLCQACVAQCPTQALTVLE